In a genomic window of Phosphitispora fastidiosa:
- the purF gene encoding amidophosphoribosyltransferase has product MLFQTDRSNRKNNDHDKPEEECGIFGIYGPGLDVSRLTYYGLYALQHRGQESAGIAVSDGSGISLHKDMGLVPEVFSDDILQKLQGRMALGHVRYSTTGSSLVLNAQPLVCYYSKGMIALAHNGNLTNTADLRERLALEGSVFQSTIDSEVIVNLIARYSQGSIEDGIKMTMKQVRGAYSLAVMTEDKLIGVRDPWGVRPLCIGRLGDAYILASESCALDTVSAELIRDVEPGEIVIISEAGLVSHRTEPEERKGMCIFEYIYLARPDSIIDGFHVSEVRREMGRQLAREYPVDVDLVIPIPDSGNAAARGYALESGIPFEDGLMKNRYIGRTFIQPNQAMRDLAVRLKLNPVRNILKGKRVLMIDDSIVRGTTSGKMVKMVRDAGVKEVHMCISSPPIEWPCHYGIDTSDRDELIAAKLSVEEIRKHIGADGLHYLSMDGLLKVFGSPRNFFCTACFDGDYPIRVSGQAGKFCLENGRKCK; this is encoded by the coding sequence CGTTGCAGCATCGCGGTCAGGAAAGCGCCGGGATAGCAGTATCCGATGGTTCAGGTATCAGCCTGCATAAAGATATGGGCCTCGTTCCGGAGGTCTTTTCCGATGACATCCTCCAAAAGCTGCAGGGCAGAATGGCTCTTGGACATGTCCGTTATTCCACTACTGGTTCCAGTCTGGTTTTAAATGCCCAGCCCCTGGTATGTTATTATTCCAAGGGGATGATTGCCCTGGCCCATAACGGGAACCTGACAAATACTGCTGATCTGAGGGAGCGTTTGGCTCTGGAGGGGTCGGTATTTCAGTCTACTATTGACAGTGAGGTTATTGTCAACCTGATTGCCCGGTACAGCCAGGGATCCATTGAGGATGGCATTAAAATGACTATGAAACAGGTCAGGGGAGCCTATTCTCTGGCCGTCATGACCGAGGACAAACTCATCGGGGTCCGCGATCCCTGGGGGGTAAGGCCGCTCTGTATCGGGAGACTGGGTGATGCCTATATCCTGGCATCTGAATCATGTGCTCTGGATACTGTGAGCGCTGAACTGATCCGGGATGTGGAGCCCGGAGAAATTGTCATCATCAGCGAAGCCGGTCTGGTGTCACATAGGACTGAACCTGAGGAACGCAAGGGGATGTGTATTTTTGAATATATTTACCTGGCCCGTCCGGACAGCATAATTGACGGTTTTCATGTCAGTGAGGTCAGGCGTGAAATGGGAAGGCAGCTAGCGCGTGAGTATCCGGTGGATGTTGACCTGGTTATCCCGATACCCGATTCAGGCAATGCTGCTGCCAGGGGGTATGCCCTGGAGAGTGGAATACCCTTTGAAGACGGCCTGATGAAAAACCGGTATATTGGGAGGACTTTTATCCAGCCAAACCAGGCTATGAGAGATCTGGCAGTCAGGTTGAAACTGAATCCTGTGAGAAACATCCTCAAAGGCAAGCGGGTTCTCATGATTGATGACTCCATTGTCAGAGGCACTACCAGCGGGAAAATGGTCAAAATGGTACGGGATGCCGGCGTGAAGGAAGTCCATATGTGTATCAGCTCACCCCCGATAGAGTGGCCGTGCCACTACGGAATAGATACGTCTGACAGGGATGAACTGATTGCGGCCAAGCTTTCGGTTGAGGAAATAAGGAAACATATCGGCGCTGACGGTCTGCATTACCTTAGTATGGATGGTCTTCTGAAGGTTTTTGGCAGCCCGCGGAATTTCTTCTGTACCGCGTGTTTTGACGGTGATTACCCAATAAGGGTTTCAGGGCAAGCAGGCAAATTCTGCCTGGAAAACGGGAGGAAATGCAAATGA
- the purM gene encoding phosphoribosylformylglycinamidine cyclo-ligase, whose protein sequence is MNESNKKGLTYADAGVDINAGAEAVELMKEHVKKTFRPEVMTDLGGFGGLFALNASKYAEPVLVSGTDGVGTKLMIAFLMDKHDTVGIDAVAMCANDILVQGAEPLFFLDYLAVGKLVPERVADVVKGIADGCRQAGCALIGGETAEMPGFYGVDEYDIAGFVVGVVDRQRIIDGSTIAPGDAVIGLPSSGLHSNGYSLARKVLLEVGGFKTDTYSDELGRTVGEEMLEPTRIYARQILPLLGKYDIRGMAHITGGGLTENIPRILPEGTKVVLNPKAWPQKAVFSLIQKTGGVDIEEMCRTFNMGIGMIIILPSEQAAAVLADLGADGEAAYLIGKVAAGDRQVEYKAEEV, encoded by the coding sequence ATGAATGAAAGCAATAAGAAAGGCCTGACTTATGCCGATGCCGGTGTGGACATCAATGCCGGCGCTGAGGCTGTGGAACTGATGAAAGAACATGTGAAAAAGACCTTCCGGCCGGAGGTGATGACCGATTTAGGTGGTTTTGGAGGGCTTTTTGCCCTAAATGCCTCCAAGTATGCGGAGCCGGTCCTGGTTTCCGGTACAGATGGTGTTGGGACCAAACTGATGATCGCCTTTTTAATGGATAAACATGATACGGTCGGGATAGATGCTGTAGCCATGTGTGCCAATGATATTTTGGTACAGGGCGCTGAGCCCCTCTTTTTTCTGGACTATCTGGCAGTGGGCAAACTTGTTCCGGAACGGGTGGCAGATGTTGTCAAAGGCATAGCAGATGGGTGCCGCCAGGCGGGGTGTGCCCTGATTGGCGGGGAAACCGCCGAGATGCCCGGCTTTTACGGTGTTGATGAATATGATATTGCCGGTTTTGTGGTAGGTGTAGTTGACAGGCAGCGCATTATAGACGGGAGCACGATTGCCCCCGGTGATGCGGTAATCGGGCTGCCATCATCGGGACTCCACAGTAACGGGTATTCACTGGCCCGGAAGGTACTCCTGGAAGTCGGCGGGTTTAAGACTGATACCTACTCTGATGAACTGGGCAGGACTGTTGGTGAGGAAATGCTGGAACCTACCCGGATTTACGCCCGGCAGATTCTCCCCCTTCTGGGAAAATACGATATCAGGGGCATGGCCCATATTACGGGAGGCGGACTCACGGAGAATATCCCCAGGATACTGCCTGAGGGTACTAAGGTTGTGCTTAATCCCAAAGCATGGCCTCAGAAAGCAGTCTTTAGCCTTATCCAGAAAACCGGGGGAGTAGATATTGAAGAAATGTGCCGGACCTTTAATATGGGAATTGGAATGATAATTATTTTACCATCTGAACAGGCTGCTGCCGTGCTGGCAGACTTGGGTGCGGACGGTGAGGCGGCATACCTGATAGGGAAAGTAGCAGCAGGTGACAGGCAGGTCGAGTACAAAGCTGAGGAGGTGTAA
- the purN gene encoding phosphoribosylglycinamide formyltransferase → MSKLRLGVLASGRGSNLQAIIDNIAAGKLDAEAAVVISDKPNAFALERARNHGVPAVHIKPADYRGKEEYEKAVTDCLRENRAELVVLAGYMRIVGDVLLGEYPNRIMNIHPALLPSFPGAHGQRDAVEYGVRYSGCTVHFVDGGMDTGPIILQEVVPVLQEDDEDSLAARILKEEHKVYSRAIQLFAEGKLKVAGRKVIIS, encoded by the coding sequence ATGTCAAAATTACGCCTGGGCGTTCTGGCTTCAGGGCGTGGTTCAAATCTGCAGGCCATTATTGACAACATCGCCGCCGGAAAACTTGATGCTGAAGCTGCTGTAGTTATAAGTGACAAACCTAATGCCTTTGCCCTGGAAAGGGCCCGGAACCATGGTGTTCCGGCTGTACATATCAAACCCGCCGATTACCGGGGAAAAGAAGAATATGAAAAGGCAGTGACTGACTGCCTTAGAGAAAACCGGGCGGAGCTTGTGGTTCTGGCCGGGTATATGCGTATAGTGGGAGATGTCCTTCTGGGCGAGTATCCCAACCGGATTATGAATATCCACCCTGCACTGCTGCCATCCTTTCCGGGAGCGCATGGCCAAAGGGATGCAGTTGAATATGGGGTCAGGTACTCGGGGTGTACCGTTCACTTTGTGGATGGGGGAATGGATACAGGGCCGATTATCCTCCAGGAGGTTGTCCCGGTGCTCCAGGAGGATGATGAAGACAGCCTGGCGGCACGGATTCTGAAGGAAGAACACAAGGTTTATTCCCGGGCCATTCAGCTTTTTGCAGAAGGGAAGCTAAAGGTTGCGGGCAGAAAAGTGATTATCAGTTAG